From a region of the Latilactobacillus sakei genome:
- a CDS encoding DNA polymerase III subunit gamma/tau, translated as MSYQALYRVWRPQRFDDVVGQETMTQTLKNAIITKQTSHAYLFTGPRGTGKTSAAKIFAKAINCHYQKDGEPCNKCETCRAITAGALNDVIEIDAASNNGVEEIRDIRDKAKYAPTQADYKIYIIDEVHMLSTGAFNALLKTLEEPPTNVVFILATTEVHKVPATIISRTQRFNFKRITAADLFKRMAYILEQKEMTYDPAALKVIAKAAEGGMRDALSILDQVLSFSDNHVTLENALDVTGSLTEALLADYVQTIHDHAPKEALQLLQQILAEGKDAQRFVEDLIEYVRDLLMYQQAPELVMANEMDLLDEHFKQLSGALSAEQLYTVIDILNETQQQLRFTNHPEIYLEVATVRLTQQPVAPTAVSANTSAPADNEQVTQLSQQVAQLQAALQKLATAGPSAPVQPAKPKPAKKISKKVNRKLIYPVLADATRTNLENLKEVWPDLLNMLDVTKRAIMRVSEPVAASQSGVVVAFNYEILFERANNDQDLLTVLENGLNRLTGNPFKVVLVPQDNWPEIRKEYLQNHAVSGHNNEDQPTTTTEKAPAPEVNEVVQQAQALFGDAVVVQKD; from the coding sequence ATGAGCTATCAAGCTTTATATCGGGTTTGGCGGCCACAACGGTTCGATGATGTCGTTGGGCAAGAAACAATGACCCAAACATTAAAAAACGCCATCATCACAAAACAGACGAGTCATGCCTATTTATTTACGGGTCCGCGGGGGACTGGGAAAACGTCCGCTGCGAAGATTTTTGCCAAGGCGATTAACTGTCATTATCAAAAAGATGGTGAACCTTGTAATAAATGTGAAACGTGTCGGGCAATTACTGCCGGGGCGTTAAATGATGTGATTGAAATTGATGCGGCTTCAAATAACGGGGTTGAAGAAATTCGGGATATCCGGGATAAAGCGAAGTATGCCCCCACCCAAGCCGATTATAAAATTTATATTATTGATGAAGTCCACATGTTATCCACTGGTGCGTTTAATGCGCTGTTGAAAACATTGGAAGAACCACCAACAAACGTGGTCTTTATTTTAGCAACGACCGAAGTTCACAAGGTGCCAGCAACGATTATTTCGCGGACCCAACGCTTTAACTTCAAGCGGATTACGGCTGCTGATTTATTCAAACGGATGGCCTACATCTTAGAGCAAAAAGAAATGACCTATGATCCAGCTGCGTTAAAAGTGATTGCTAAAGCTGCTGAAGGTGGGATGCGGGATGCACTGAGTATCTTAGATCAGGTCTTATCCTTTAGTGATAATCACGTCACTTTAGAAAATGCGTTGGACGTGACGGGGAGTTTGACGGAAGCTTTATTAGCCGATTATGTGCAAACAATTCACGATCACGCGCCTAAAGAAGCGTTGCAATTATTGCAACAGATATTAGCTGAGGGTAAAGATGCCCAACGCTTTGTTGAAGATTTAATCGAATATGTGCGTGATTTATTGATGTACCAACAAGCACCTGAATTGGTAATGGCTAATGAAATGGATTTATTGGATGAACACTTTAAACAACTTAGTGGGGCTTTAAGTGCTGAACAATTGTATACGGTGATTGATATTTTAAATGAAACGCAACAACAATTACGCTTCACTAATCATCCAGAAATTTATTTAGAAGTCGCAACGGTCCGGTTGACACAACAACCAGTGGCACCTACGGCCGTCAGTGCCAACACCTCAGCCCCAGCTGATAATGAGCAAGTGACCCAATTAAGTCAACAAGTTGCTCAATTACAAGCGGCTTTACAAAAGTTGGCAACAGCTGGACCCAGTGCGCCGGTTCAACCAGCAAAACCTAAACCGGCTAAGAAGATTAGTAAGAAGGTTAACCGCAAGTTGATTTATCCCGTACTGGCAGATGCGACGCGGACTAACTTAGAAAACTTAAAAGAAGTTTGGCCGGACTTATTAAATATGTTAGATGTTACTAAACGGGCGATTATGCGGGTCTCTGAACCGGTAGCGGCGAGTCAAAGTGGTGTCGTCGTCGCTTTTAACTACGAAATTTTATTCGAACGGGCTAATAACGATCAGGATTTATTAACGGTCCTAGAAAATGGCTTAAACCGTTTAACGGGCAATCCGTTTAAAGTGGTTTTAGTTCCACAAGATAATTGGCCAGAGATCCGGAAAGAATATTTGCAAAATCATGCGGTTTCAGGTCATAATAATGAGGACCAACCAACGACGACTACTGAAAAAGCACCGGCGCCTGAAGTTAACGAAGTTGTGCAGCAGGCCCAAGCGTTATTCGGGGATGCAGTCGTTGTTCAAAAAGATTAA
- a CDS encoding tRNA-specific adenosine deaminase: MGYTQTEIDQWMQVAIDEANQARIIGEVPIGAVIVKDGQIIGRGHNIREHAQDATLHAEIIAIQEACMVEKSWRLEDTAIFVTLEPCPMCAGAIINSRIPNVYFGASDPKAGVTGTLMNLLTDKRFNHQATVVAGVREGECAALLQTFFKKIRENRRKKKKKTGNFKPNQVE, encoded by the coding sequence TTGGGATATACACAAACTGAGATTGATCAGTGGATGCAAGTTGCGATTGATGAAGCAAATCAAGCACGGATTATCGGTGAAGTTCCAATTGGGGCGGTCATTGTGAAGGATGGTCAAATTATCGGTCGGGGCCATAATATTCGTGAACATGCGCAAGATGCGACATTACACGCGGAAATTATCGCGATTCAAGAAGCCTGTATGGTCGAAAAAAGTTGGCGCCTAGAAGACACAGCGATTTTTGTAACGCTAGAACCGTGTCCAATGTGTGCCGGGGCGATTATCAACAGTCGGATCCCAAACGTTTATTTTGGCGCCAGTGATCCAAAAGCCGGCGTGACTGGCACCTTGATGAACCTTTTGACAGATAAACGGTTTAATCATCAAGCGACGGTGGTAGCCGGTGTGCGTGAAGGCGAATGTGCCGCCTTATTACAGACTTTTTTCAAAAAAATTCGGGAAAATCGGCGGAAAAAGAAGAAAAAAACTGGTAATTTTAAACCTAATCAGGTAGAATAA
- a CDS encoding 16S rRNA methyltransferase: MTDYYYSKNPEVEHAEKNWMFELRGFNFKFTTDNGVFSKNTVDYGSRALLDAVDLSETPVGPILDMGCGYGPIGMTLAKLAPERQIDMVDVNERALGLAQKNCDLNQIQNVAIFESAEYQNVTAQYAAILTNPPIRAGKAVVQNILKGAYEHLLPDGELDVVIQKKQGAPSAKQLMADTFGNVQIIHKDKGYYILQSIKLK, encoded by the coding sequence ATGACAGATTATTATTATTCAAAAAATCCGGAAGTTGAACATGCTGAAAAAAATTGGATGTTTGAACTACGGGGCTTTAATTTCAAGTTCACAACTGACAATGGTGTATTCTCTAAAAATACTGTGGATTATGGTTCACGGGCATTGTTAGATGCCGTTGATTTAAGCGAAACACCAGTAGGCCCCATTTTAGACATGGGTTGCGGTTACGGGCCAATCGGAATGACACTTGCTAAACTAGCACCTGAGCGCCAAATCGACATGGTCGATGTTAACGAACGCGCGCTTGGCTTGGCACAAAAAAATTGTGATTTGAATCAGATCCAAAACGTTGCAATTTTCGAATCCGCTGAATATCAAAATGTGACGGCCCAATACGCGGCAATTTTAACAAATCCCCCAATCCGGGCTGGCAAAGCAGTGGTTCAAAATATTTTAAAGGGTGCCTACGAACATTTGTTACCAGATGGTGAATTAGATGTTGTGATTCAAAAGAAACAAGGTGCGCCTTCAGCCAAGCAATTGATGGCAGATACTTTTGGCAATGTGCAGATTATTCATAAGGACAAAGGCTACTATATTTTACAAAGCATTAAGTTAAAATAA
- a CDS encoding TIGR00374 family protein: protein MKNLGRRIYQAIQRHLTLLKGLFILSVLVFVIFEVGRIFRDLNGEQLRASLTTQSPLTLLAMLVIGFFAILPMLNYDFVITELLPEDYSFWYQVKSGWIVNTFTNIAGFGGFLGASLRANFYGKKASQKEILIAISKIALFLLAGLSIWCLISIVLIFGFGIGQIYANYWLWLVGGACYFPVLLGSTRLKNAAFFSDLSVKRILRLTAGSFFEWGFAGGFFLLIGYFLEIKGDLLQVLPLFMIANIIGVISMVPGGLGTFDLFMIFGLSAIGVGNADAVVWLSFYRVFYYIMPFLVGVGLFTHDAGSRLNHYLQGLPRQIMQKIAHHFIVFFLYISGIILLLVATVPNFAITNTVIGQLYPYTFFFLDRVTNIIVAFVMLGLARGVANRVKRVYWPLMILLVIAIANTLWRDFSIKLAVFLFLVLLASLLLKRELYREKIEFSWNDRIVDGAIFVGVFLLYSFVGIANSPHLHHRKPVPTALLFPSERIWFVGFVGLLVAAATLFIVFRYLSRGGHVIATPFDEARISKVIAEYGGNEVSHLAYLKDKSVYFYQEDGEDQVFLLFRKKADRLIVMGEPVGNPDKFIDAIEALMREADLIDCHLAFYEISAELTMQLHEIGFDFIKFGEEGYVKLADFTLVGKKRRAERALMNKFEREGYQFELLTPPFSAELMAELKAVSDDWLDGRVEKGFSLGFFDPNYLQQAAIAVIYDSEHRIVAFASDMPTGTKEVSSIDLMRHRKDAPSGIMDEVFISLFEHNKAEGYEYFNLGMAPLANVGTSEFSFIEEKIAHLIYEYGYHFYGFQGLRTYKKKYTTKWLPKYIAYQKRTSIIFTMLQILLVVNQKVTETPQRKGLAGHFMRFVQIGNLTNNQDK, encoded by the coding sequence ATGAAAAATTTGGGTAGACGTATTTATCAAGCAATCCAGCGCCATTTAACACTATTAAAGGGCCTTTTTATCCTATCAGTCTTAGTATTTGTTATCTTTGAAGTCGGTCGTATTTTTCGCGACCTCAATGGGGAACAATTACGGGCTAGTCTAACCACGCAAAGTCCGTTAACGTTATTAGCAATGCTCGTGATTGGCTTTTTCGCGATATTACCAATGCTCAATTACGATTTTGTCATTACGGAATTGTTGCCAGAAGATTATTCGTTTTGGTATCAGGTCAAATCGGGATGGATCGTTAATACATTTACGAATATCGCTGGTTTTGGTGGCTTTTTAGGGGCTAGCTTACGAGCTAACTTCTATGGTAAAAAAGCTTCGCAAAAAGAAATTCTAATTGCGATTTCAAAGATTGCGCTCTTTCTATTAGCCGGTCTTTCAATTTGGTGTTTAATTAGTATCGTCTTAATCTTTGGTTTTGGCATTGGTCAAATTTATGCTAACTATTGGTTATGGTTAGTCGGTGGGGCTTGTTATTTCCCAGTATTACTCGGGAGTACTCGTCTGAAGAACGCAGCATTCTTTAGTGATTTATCCGTTAAACGGATCTTGCGCTTAACAGCGGGTTCATTCTTCGAATGGGGCTTTGCTGGCGGCTTCTTCTTACTGATTGGTTATTTCTTAGAAATCAAAGGGGACTTGTTACAAGTCCTACCATTATTCATGATTGCCAACATCATTGGGGTTATTTCAATGGTGCCTGGTGGTTTAGGGACGTTTGATTTATTTATGATCTTTGGGTTGAGTGCGATTGGTGTGGGCAATGCGGATGCTGTTGTTTGGTTATCATTCTACCGGGTGTTCTACTACATCATGCCTTTCTTGGTAGGGGTCGGCTTATTTACGCACGACGCGGGTAGTCGCTTAAACCACTACCTCCAAGGCTTACCACGGCAGATTATGCAAAAAATCGCGCACCACTTTATCGTCTTTTTCCTCTATATTTCGGGGATTATTTTATTATTAGTAGCGACGGTGCCCAACTTTGCGATTACTAATACCGTGATTGGTCAACTTTATCCTTACACATTTTTCTTCCTAGATCGGGTAACGAACATTATCGTGGCCTTTGTCATGTTAGGACTAGCGCGTGGGGTTGCTAACCGGGTGAAACGGGTCTATTGGCCACTGATGATTTTATTGGTGATTGCGATTGCCAATACCTTATGGCGTGACTTCTCGATTAAGTTAGCCGTTTTCTTGTTCTTGGTCTTATTGGCCAGTCTCTTATTGAAACGGGAACTTTATCGTGAAAAAATTGAATTCTCGTGGAATGATCGGATTGTCGATGGTGCCATTTTTGTGGGTGTCTTCTTGCTGTACAGTTTTGTCGGGATTGCAAATTCACCACACTTGCATCACCGCAAACCAGTGCCAACGGCGTTATTATTCCCGTCAGAACGAATTTGGTTCGTCGGTTTTGTTGGTCTGTTAGTGGCAGCTGCAACATTGTTCATTGTTTTCCGATATTTAAGTCGGGGCGGACACGTAATTGCGACCCCGTTTGATGAAGCGCGAATTAGCAAGGTAATTGCTGAATATGGTGGCAACGAGGTCAGTCATCTAGCCTATCTAAAAGACAAATCAGTTTATTTTTATCAAGAAGATGGTGAAGATCAGGTCTTCTTATTATTCCGGAAAAAAGCGGATCGGTTGATTGTGATGGGCGAACCAGTTGGAAATCCCGATAAGTTCATCGATGCGATTGAAGCATTGATGCGCGAAGCCGATTTGATTGATTGTCACTTGGCGTTCTATGAAATCTCGGCTGAATTAACAATGCAGTTACATGAAATCGGGTTTGATTTCATCAAGTTTGGTGAAGAAGGTTACGTGAAGCTGGCTGACTTTACGTTAGTTGGTAAGAAACGTCGTGCTGAGCGGGCCTTGATGAATAAATTTGAACGTGAAGGCTATCAATTTGAATTATTGACGCCACCATTTTCAGCGGAATTAATGGCTGAATTGAAGGCTGTTTCGGATGATTGGCTTGACGGTCGCGTTGAAAAAGGGTTTTCACTCGGGTTCTTTGATCCTAACTACCTACAACAAGCAGCGATTGCTGTGATTTACGATTCAGAACATCGCATCGTGGCGTTTGCCAGTGATATGCCAACGGGGACGAAAGAAGTTTCAAGTATTGACCTCATGCGCCACAGAAAAGACGCGCCATCTGGTATAATGGATGAAGTTTTCATTAGTCTTTTTGAACACAACAAAGCAGAAGGTTATGAGTACTTCAATTTAGGGATGGCGCCTCTCGCCAACGTGGGGACGTCGGAATTCAGTTTTATTGAAGAAAAAATCGCGCATTTGATTTATGAATATGGCTATCACTTCTACGGCTTCCAAGGCTTGCGGACGTATAAGAAGAAATATACGACGAAGTGGCTTCCTAAATACATTGCTTATCAAAAGCGGACCTCAATTATCTTTACGATGCTCCAAATTCTATTAGTGGTGAACCAAAAAGTGACAGAGACGCCACAACGAAAAGGACTCGCAGGTCATTTTATGCGGTTTGTTCAAATCGGCAACTTAACTAACAATCAAGACAAATGA
- a CDS encoding DUF2508 domain-containing protein — MFGRRKPTLREAGDEALLDLIYQVKDKWRSAQKTQANVRGLDQTLEMESKIQQAKFEFLYRQARQRKVASDAVSREVASRNALR; from the coding sequence ATGTTCGGTAGACGAAAACCAACGCTAAGAGAAGCTGGCGATGAAGCGTTACTTGATTTGATTTATCAAGTGAAAGATAAGTGGCGCTCAGCACAAAAAACGCAAGCCAATGTTAGAGGACTCGATCAAACGTTGGAGATGGAAAGTAAAATCCAACAAGCAAAGTTCGAATTTTTATACCGACAAGCACGTCAACGCAAGGTGGCCAGTGATGCCGTTTCGCGCGAAGTAGCCAGCCGTAATGCTTTAAGATAA
- a CDS encoding dTMP kinase codes for MVGKLITFEGPDGAGKTSALEAVVARLQKEVSQEIVVTREPGGNPISEQIRQIILDVKNTAMDDRTEALLYAAARRQHIVEKIQPALAADKLVICDRFVDSSIAYQGAGRGIGEDAVAQMNLFATDGLTPDLTLYLDVPSEVGLARIKQHRQNQYDRLDQEKLAFHQKVRQSYLKLAQAHPDRIKTIDASQPLEAVVTQCLQVIAQANPHLFEV; via the coding sequence GTGGTAGGCAAATTAATTACGTTTGAAGGGCCAGATGGTGCCGGCAAGACCAGTGCACTCGAAGCAGTCGTGGCACGCTTGCAAAAAGAAGTGTCTCAAGAAATTGTGGTAACACGTGAACCGGGTGGCAATCCCATTTCTGAACAGATTCGCCAGATTATCTTGGATGTGAAGAATACAGCAATGGATGATCGAACAGAAGCATTATTATACGCAGCAGCTAGAAGACAACATATTGTTGAAAAGATTCAACCAGCGCTGGCAGCTGATAAGCTCGTCATTTGTGATCGATTTGTGGATAGTTCAATTGCTTATCAAGGTGCCGGTCGCGGGATCGGCGAAGATGCCGTGGCGCAAATGAATTTATTTGCCACCGACGGCCTCACACCGGATTTAACGTTATACTTAGATGTGCCTTCTGAAGTTGGGTTAGCCCGAATCAAGCAGCACCGTCAGAATCAATATGACCGTTTGGATCAGGAAAAATTAGCGTTCCATCAAAAAGTACGTCAATCTTATTTGAAATTAGCACAAGCGCACCCAGATCGGATTAAAACAATCGATGCCTCACAACCTCTTGAAGCGGTTGTGACACAATGTTTACAAGTTATCGCACAAGCCAATCCGCATTTATTTGAAGTATAA
- a CDS encoding recombination protein RecR — translation MQYPEPIAKLIESYMKLPGIGNKTATRLAFYTIDMNEDDVTNFAKNLISARRDLHYCSVCGNITDEDPCEICRDTARSQEMILVVEQPKDVMSMERMNDYHGLYHVLHGVLSPIEGKGPDDINIANLIKRLQKTPAKEVIIATNATPEGEATAMYISRLIKPAGIKVTRLAHGLAVGSDIEYADEMTLLKAVEGRQEI, via the coding sequence ATGCAATATCCAGAACCAATTGCGAAGTTGATCGAAAGTTATATGAAATTACCAGGAATTGGTAACAAAACGGCAACACGGTTAGCTTTTTATACGATTGATATGAACGAAGATGACGTGACTAACTTTGCCAAGAATTTAATTTCAGCACGTCGAGACCTCCATTATTGTAGTGTCTGCGGTAATATCACTGATGAAGATCCTTGTGAGATTTGTCGGGATACGGCGCGTAGTCAGGAAATGATTTTGGTGGTCGAACAACCTAAAGATGTGATGTCGATGGAACGGATGAACGATTATCACGGCCTCTATCACGTCTTGCACGGGGTATTGTCACCCATTGAAGGCAAAGGGCCAGACGATATTAATATTGCTAATTTAATTAAACGACTCCAAAAAACACCGGCTAAAGAAGTCATCATTGCTACCAATGCGACGCCAGAAGGAGAAGCCACGGCGATGTATATTTCACGGCTGATTAAGCCGGCTGGGATTAAAGTTACCCGCTTAGCCCATGGCTTAGCGGTCGGAAGTGATATTGAATATGCAGATGAGATGACTTTATTAAAAGCTGTCGAGGGTCGTCAAGAAATCTAG
- a CDS encoding YbaB/EbfC family nucleoid-associated protein: MRGMGNMQGMMKQMQKMQKEMGQTQDELNSTEFVGKAANDTVVVTMTGDKKMKDIAIKPEAVDPDDVDMLQDLIIMAVNEAMVDIDKQTQAKMGKFTKGLPF, translated from the coding sequence ATGCGCGGAATGGGTAATATGCAAGGTATGATGAAACAAATGCAAAAAATGCAAAAAGAAATGGGTCAAACACAAGACGAATTAAACAGCACCGAATTCGTCGGTAAAGCTGCTAACGACACAGTTGTTGTGACCATGACTGGTGACAAGAAGATGAAAGATATCGCCATCAAACCAGAAGCTGTTGATCCAGATGACGTTGATATGCTTCAAGATTTAATCATCATGGCAGTTAACGAAGCAATGGTTGATATCGATAAGCAAACACAAGCTAAAATGGGCAAGTTCACAAAGGGCCTCCCATTCTAA